A genomic segment from bacterium encodes:
- a CDS encoding transposase, which produces FWGFKSHAAFQQTQFGVVNINEQTTPGNTPDVKAFFSVIKPITNTLNLTIKTFLADAAYDAWYVYQYIAKGGGVAFIPLNTRGHKILQHSFGKNGRLLCQDNREMDNGGAWFDKQKQHRRQKFICPLINPKTGKRKPGQKCRCNHPNWQKKGCTQYINLDDVENARFAIDRESKLFKQTYKHRTLAERGFSILKDYAIEKPISRNLNSIANIYTLAYALMNAKVILQAKEKTSSV; this is translated from the coding sequence CATTCTGGGGATTCAAAAGCCATGCTGCCTTCCAACAAACCCAATTCGGAGTTGTTAATATTAACGAACAAACTACTCCTGGCAATACTCCGGATGTTAAGGCCTTCTTTTCAGTTATTAAACCAATTACTAATACTCTCAACTTAACTATCAAGACCTTTTTGGCTGATGCTGCCTATGACGCCTGGTATGTCTATCAATATATTGCCAAAGGTGGTGGTGTTGCCTTTATACCTTTAAATACTCGGGGTCATAAAATCCTTCAACATTCCTTTGGTAAAAACGGTCGTCTTCTTTGCCAGGATAACCGTGAAATGGATAATGGTGGAGCCTGGTTTGATAAACAAAAACAGCATCGACGACAAAAATTTATCTGCCCTCTTATTAATCCTAAAACAGGTAAGAGAAAACCTGGTCAAAAATGCCGCTGCAACCACCCCAACTGGCAAAAGAAAGGCTGTACTCAATACATCAACCTTGACGATGTTGAAAATGCACGCTTTGCCATTGATAGAGAATCTAAACTATTTAAACAAACTTACAAACATAGAACTCTGGCAGAAAGAGGGTTTTCCATTCTTAAAGATTATGCTATTGAAAAACCTATCTCTCGTAATCTAAACTCTATTGCCAACATCTATACCCTTGCTTATGCTCTAATGAATGCCAAAGTAATCCTTCAGGCAAAAGAAAAAACTTCATCTGTGTAA
- a CDS encoding tetratricopeptide repeat protein → MKRKIITLFILFIALFVIGCWGNTFSQSVDEALRLYKALRLYNQGKEAKKYGRYQEALAYYERSLKICRDLNHLRVITANLNDIGYVYNSLGQYEKALNYYEEALKIKRENNLSPESIATSLNNIGFVYCSLGQYEKALNYLEEALKIYRELNIPQYIAISLNNIGLVYHHLGQYDKALNYYEEALKIVRQLNIPQYIAISLNDIGLVYDSLGQYEKALNYYEEALKIRRQLNIPQYIATSLNNIGAVYSSLGQYEKALNYYEEALKIYRELNIPQDIATSLNNIGYVYYFLGQYEKALSYFEEALKIRKELNIPQDIAISLNNIGDIYLSQKRYKEAEKYFSEAKGRSGFVELYIATGRHNEALNLLKEMAPKWNTADPYRIQVYTQNGLGLKGMGKFKEASAEFLQAVSISEEMRARIKGEKAGFFGAGYYGGRIRSYKGLISTLSERVITGETIDERFKPYGKDLLSTSFYFAESTRARVLLEAIAESVRGYFKSELPPEIKNKEEDILNRLSAIEEQWTQMYTKGEDVFKEWVKRKETLKKELDVLISNMRREYPRYASLNYPKPIPVEELPLKENEILLEYAICDDATYLFVVSKGKVERLIKIPKDKEGIEALVEEFVLPLQSPYTQEDFSPFLGQSLYCLLLEDALKGISPDKEIIIIPDGILGLLPFEALVISTGKDYRDSLYVGDKYKTTYCQSASILALNRMLKPSQASKILFALGNPIYDKNDPRYIAYKKGQPQPTLLTQNLAQYAYRGLATRREWGKTSKDDKEGKGMFFIPLPETEDEVRAIAGLFGVKSEPPDVLLNIYANETNLRKATLKNYRYLHFATHADLPGKVQGIKEPFLLLGQVENKGEDDGFLTLTEVLGLSLDADIVVLSACLTGRGKVMEGEGVVNFARAFQHAGARSVLVSLWEVASKETGEYMELFYQHLKQGKTRGEALRLARNEIKKKYPNPFYWAPFILHGER, encoded by the coding sequence ATCTCAATGATATCGGTTATGTATACAACTCCCTTGGTCAGTATGAGAAGGCATTGAACTACTATGAGGAGGCACTGAAGATAAAAAGAGAAAACAATCTATCACCAGAATCTATCGCCACAAGCCTGAATAATATCGGTTTTGTTTATTGCTCCCTTGGTCAGTATGAAAAGGCATTAAACTACTTGGAGGAGGCATTGAAGATATATAGAGAACTCAATATCCCTCAGTATATAGCCATAAGCCTGAATAATATCGGTCTTGTTTACCACCACCTTGGTCAGTATGATAAGGCATTGAACTACTATGAGGAGGCATTGAAGATAGTAAGACAACTCAATATCCCTCAGTATATAGCCATAAGCCTGAATGATATCGGTCTTGTTTACGACTCCCTTGGTCAGTATGAAAAGGCATTGAACTACTATGAAGAGGCATTGAAGATAAGAAGACAACTCAATATCCCTCAGTATATCGCCACAAGCCTGAATAATATCGGTGCTGTTTACTCCTCCCTTGGTCAGTATGAAAAGGCATTGAACTACTATGAGGAGGCATTGAAGATATATAGAGAACTCAATATCCCTCAGGATATCGCCACAAGCCTGAATAATATCGGTTATGTTTACTACTTCCTTGGTCAGTATGAGAAGGCATTAAGCTACTTTGAGGAGGCATTGAAGATAAGAAAAGAACTCAATATTCCTCAGGATATCGCCATAAGCCTGAATAATATTGGTGATATTTACCTATCTCAAAAAAGATATAAAGAGGCTGAAAAGTATTTCAGTGAGGCAAAAGGAAGATCTGGTTTTGTTGAGCTTTATATTGCTACCGGAAGGCATAATGAGGCATTAAACCTCCTTAAGGAAATGGCACCAAAATGGAATACTGCTGACCCATATCGTATCCAGGTTTATACCCAGAATGGTCTGGGATTAAAAGGGATGGGTAAATTCAAGGAGGCATCAGCTGAATTCCTTCAGGCAGTATCCATCTCTGAGGAAATGAGAGCGAGAATCAAAGGAGAGAAAGCAGGATTCTTTGGGGCAGGTTATTATGGTGGAAGAATCAGGTCATATAAAGGGCTTATCTCTACCCTCTCAGAAAGGGTAATCACGGGAGAAACAATAGATGAAAGGTTTAAGCCTTATGGCAAAGACCTCTTATCCACGAGCTTTTACTTTGCTGAATCAACCAGGGCAAGGGTTTTGCTTGAGGCAATCGCCGAATCAGTTAGAGGATACTTTAAGTCAGAACTACCTCCTGAGATAAAAAACAAAGAGGAAGACATCCTGAATAGACTCTCTGCCATAGAAGAGCAATGGACACAGATGTATACAAAGGGTGAGGATGTGTTTAAGGAATGGGTAAAGAGGAAGGAAACTTTAAAGAAGGAACTTGATGTGCTTATCTCAAATATGAGAAGGGAATACCCACGCTATGCCAGCCTAAATTACCCAAAACCTATTCCGGTTGAGGAATTACCTCTAAAGGAGAATGAGATTCTTCTGGAGTATGCTATATGCGATGATGCCACATATCTCTTTGTGGTGAGTAAAGGAAAGGTAGAGAGACTGATAAAGATTCCCAAAGATAAAGAAGGGATAGAGGCATTGGTTGAGGAGTTTGTCTTGCCCTTGCAAAGCCCATATACCCAAGAAGATTTTTCTCCCTTCCTTGGTCAAAGCCTCTATTGTCTTCTCTTAGAAGATGCATTAAAAGGCATATCACCCGATAAAGAGATTATTATCATCCCTGATGGCATATTAGGACTACTTCCCTTTGAGGCACTGGTAATAAGCACAGGAAAGGATTATCGAGATAGCCTTTATGTAGGTGATAAGTATAAGACAACATATTGCCAATCAGCATCAATCCTTGCCTTAAACCGTATGCTCAAACCATCTCAGGCTTCTAAAATCTTATTTGCCCTTGGGAATCCCATTTATGATAAGAATGACCCTCGTTACATCGCTTATAAAAAAGGGCAACCACAACCTACCTTGCTGACCCAGAATCTGGCCCAATATGCCTATCGAGGACTTGCGACAAGACGAGAGTGGGGAAAAACAAGTAAGGATGATAAAGAAGGCAAAGGGATGTTTTTCATTCCACTTCCTGAGACAGAGGACGAGGTCAGAGCAATTGCAGGACTTTTTGGTGTAAAATCAGAACCCCCTGATGTTTTATTAAATATCTATGCCAATGAGACAAACCTGCGTAAGGCTACACTCAAAAACTATCGTTATCTCCACTTTGCCACCCATGCTGATTTACCAGGTAAGGTGCAGGGCATAAAAGAACCCTTCTTACTCCTTGGACAAGTTGAAAACAAGGGAGAAGATGATGGATTTCTGACCTTAACCGAGGTATTAGGGCTAAGCCTGGATGCGGACATAGTGGTTCTCTCAGCCTGTCTCACTGGCAGAGGAAAGGTAATGGAAGGTGAGGGAGTAGTGAACTTTGCCAGGGCATTTCAACACGCAGGAGCAAGGAGTGTTCTCGTAAGCCTCTGGGAGGTAGCATCAAAAGAGACTGGAGAGTATATGGAGTTATTTTATCAACACCTGAAACAGGGTAAGACCCGAGGAGAGGCATTAAGACTCGCCCGCAATGAGATAAAGAAAAAATACCCTAACCCCTTCTACTGGGCACCATTTATTTTGCATGGAGAGAGATGA